Genomic DNA from Marinobacter sp. LV10MA510-1:
TTCATACAGGGCGCCAACGGTTTTTACTTTGCCTTCGCCTTTGGTACGGGCGAAATAGGCCACGTTGGGGGCGTCGTAGAACACCGCATCAACAGCGCGGGACATCAGCGCCAGGTACATATCTGCGCTGCCCGGGTAGGGCGTTACGCCGGCGCTATCTTCCAGATTGCCGGTTAGGTAATCGTAGCTGGTGCTGCCGATTTTGGAACCGATCTTCTTGCCTTCAAGATCTTTGAATTCCAGAATGTCGTCGTTATCAACGCGCACCAGCAGGCGTAGGCCTGAATCGTAGTACGGGTCAGAAAAGTCGACGATTTTCTCGCGAGCTTCAGTGATGGTGATGCCAGCAACAGCAATATCAATACTGCCAGTTTGTAAGGCCGGGATAATACCGTTGAAGTCCATGGTATTCATTTCATATTCGAAGCCGGCACGTTTGGCGACTTCGGCAATGATTTCCATGTCAAAACCGATCATTTCGCCGGTTTCTACGTCTAGCATTTCGAAGGGTACGAAGCTGGGGTCGGTCGCAATTTTTAGTTTTTCTGCGCTCACGGTGCCAGCTGCTGCGGTCAGAACCAGACCAGCCGTCAGTGTTTTCAGCCATTTTGTGCTCATGCTTTCTCCTTGTTTTTTATAGGACCCCGGCTGTCGCAATATGAACAGTTTTCCGAGCCGGTAAGGGCAAGGGATAACCGGAGCGAATTGTCGGGGCTATTTTAAGAGCTACGTTAAGAGCTGGGTTCAAAACTATGCTAAGAGCCATGTTTAGAACTGCACTCAGTACACTTTAGACTATTACTCAGACAGCGGTGCAAAATCAAATGTGTGAAACTCGGAAAGGCTTTTCTAAGGCAAAAAAATACCCGTATTAGTAAATGGTTATAAGCTATTACGGGTTTTTATATCGGTTAAAACGATATTTTTTCACGTTCGCCCAATCCAAGGTTTTTCCAGATGCCGAGGCTGGGTTCAACTTGGTTCAACGTGTAAAAGTGCAAGCCGGGCGCACCGGCTTTCAACAGTTTTTCACACATGCGGGTAACCACTTCCTCGCCGAACTGGCGGATGCTCACGCTGTCGTCACCGTAAGCTTCCAGTTGCTTGCGTATCCAGCGCGGAATTTCGGCGCCGCACATGTCGGAGAAACGTACCAGGCTGGAGAAATTAACGATGGGCATAATGCCGGGAACCACCGGGATGGTAATGCCTGATTTTTCAAGCCGGTCAATAAAATAGAAATAGCTGTCGGCGTTGAAGAAATATTGGGTAATAGCGCTGTTGGCGCCGGCTTCTACCTTGCGTGCGAAGTTCTTCAGGTCTTCCTCGGCGCTGCGGGCCTGAGGATGAAACTCCGGGTAGGCGGCCACTTCCAGATTGAAATAATCGCCGCTGTGCTCGCGAATAAAGCTCACCAACTCGTTGGCGTAGCGCAATTCACCGGCTGCACCCATGCCTGAGGGCAGGTCGCCGCGAAGCGCCACAATGCGATTAATGCCTTTTTCTTTATAGGTGTCGAGCAGCTCACTGATTTCTGCCCGGGTGCCACCGACGCAAGACAGGTGCGGGGCGGTAGAAATGCCCTGTTGGTGCAGGCTGAAAACGGTTTCCAGTGTGCGGTCACGGGTAGAGCCACCGGCGCCAAACGTCACTGAAAAGAAATCGGGGTTTACGGCTGCCAGTTCGTCGCGAACGCCTTGCAGTTTTATTTTGCCCTGTTCGGTCTTGGGCGGAAAGAACTCAAAACTGAACCGCCGCTTGAATTGTTTTTGGGATTCCATGTTGCTGTCCAGAATGTAAGGTTGGAACCGGGCCAGCCGAAGCTGGCCCGTGATCACATCCGCCGTGGCGGCTTAGTGCTTATACAAGTACTTGTAGATAGCCTTTATAACTAGTATTTGTAGCTTTCCGGCTTGTACGGGCCTTCCACCGGAACACCGATGTAGTTGGCCTGCTTTTGGGTCATCTTGGTGATTACGCCACCAAAACCTTCGACCATGGCACGAGCCACTTCTTCATCCAGGTGCTTGGGCAGAACCTGCACATACACGCCTTTAGCGCGGGCTTCTTCCGGCAGGTCAGCAAACTTGCGCTCAAACAGATACATCTGAGCCAGCACCTGGTTGGCGAAAGAACCGTCCATGATGCGCGACGGGTGACCGGTTGCGTTACCCAGGTTCACCAGACGGCCTTCAGACAGCAGAATCAGGTGGTCGTTGGCCGCTTTGTTGCGGTACACAATGTGAACCTGCGGCTTAACCTCGTCCCATTCCCAGTTCTTACGCATGAACGCGGTGTCAATTTCGTTATCGAAGTGACCGATGTTGCACACAACCGCACCAGACCTCAGAGCCTTCAGCATGTTGGAATCGCACACGTCGTAGTTACCGGTGCTGGTGACCAGAATGTCGATTTTAGACAGCAGGGCTTTGTCGATGCTGGCTTCGGTGCCGTCGTTTTCGCCGTTGATGTACGGTGAAACCACTTCAAAACCGTCCATGCAGGCCTGCATGGCACAAATGGGGTCGGCTTCGGTGACTTTTACAATCATGCCTTCCTGGTTCAAGGAAGCAGCAGAACCTTTGCCCACGTCGCCGTAGCCAATAACCAGTGCTTTCTTACCAGACAGCAGGTGGTCGGTGGCGCGCTTGATCGCGTCGTTCAGGCTGTGACGGCAACCGTATTTGTTGTCGTTCTTGGCCTTGGTGACGGAATCATTCACGTTGATCGCCGGAATCTTCAGGGTGCCGTCGCGCAGCATTTCCTGAAGGCGGTGTACACCGGTGGTGGTTTCTTCGGTCACGCCGTGGCAGTTGGCCAGAATTGCCGGGTATTCTTTGTGCAGCAGTTCGGTCAAATCACCGCCGTCGTCCAGAATCATGTTGGGCGCCCAGCCTTCCACGTTTGCGCCTACGGTTTGATGCAGGCACCACTCGTATTCCTCGTCGGTCTCGCCTTTCCAGGCAAACACCGGAACGCCTGCGGCGGCAACGGCAGCTGCGGCCTGGTCCTGGGTAGAGAAGATGTTGCACGACGACCAGCGCACGTTAGCACCCAGCTCGATCAGGGTTTCAATCAGCACGGCTGTTTGAATGGTCATGTGGATACAGCCAAGCACGTTAGCACCGGCCAAAGGCTGTTCGGCTTTGTACTTGTGGCGCAGCGCCATCAGTGCCGGCATTTCGCCTTCGGCGATGTTCATTTCCTTACGGCCCCAAGCGGCCAGCGAGATGTCACGTACTTTAAAGTCTTCAGCGGTGTTCATTTTTTCTGCGGGAGTGCTCATTCAGGTGTTCTCCAGTTCATTGTCGATTAAATGCCGGCTGCGTCTTTCAGAGTTGCCGCGCGATCGGTTTTTTCCCATGGGAATGTGGTAAATGTTTCGCCATTTACGGTGACTTGCTGCGGCTCGCGGCCGAAGTGACCGTAGGCTGCTGTGCTCCGATACATCGGGTGCAGTAGGTCCAGCATGTTGGTAATAGCGTAAGGGCGCAGGTCAAAGTTCTGGCGTATCAGTTCAATGATTTTTTCATCGCTGATTTTGCCAGTGCCGAAGGTGTTTACGGAGATAGACGTGGGTTGTGCCACACCAATCGCGTAAGAAACCTGAATTTCGCATTTCTCGGCCAAACCGGCAGCCACCAGGTTCTTCGCCACATAGCGGCAAGCGTAAGCGGCGGAACGGTCAACTTTTGACGGATCTTTGCCGGAAAAGGCACCGCCACCGTGGCGCGCCATGCCGCCGTAGGTGTCTACGATGATTTTACGGCCGGTCAGGCCACAGTCGCCGACCGGGCCACCGATCACGAATTTGCCGGTGGGATTGATGTGGAACTGGGTGCCTTTGTGCAGCAATTCTGGCGGCAACGCGTGCTTCACAATCATTTCCATCGCGGCTTCTTTCAGATCTGCCTGGCTGACGTCTGGGTCGTGCTGGGTAGACAGTACTACCGCATCAATGCCCACAACCTGGCCGTTTTCATAGCGGCAGGTCACCTGGCTTTTTGCGTCTGGGCGCAACCACGACAATATGCCGTTTTTGCGGGCTTCGGCCTGGCGCTCTACCAAACGGTGAGCGAAAGTGATGGGGGCGGGCATCAGCACGTTGGTTTCGTTGCTGGCGTAACCAAACATCAGGCCCTGATCGCCGGCACCCTGGTCTTCTGGTTTCTGGCGGTCTACACCTTGGGCAATGTCCACTGACTGTTTGCCGATGATGTTGATAATGCCGCAAGTGTCGCCGTCAAAACCGACGTCAGACGAGGTATAACCAATGTCCTTAATCACGCCACGCACCAGATCTTCCAGGTCTACCCAAGCGCTGGTGGTAACTTCACCACCAATAATAGCCACACCGGTTTTCACCATGGTTTCGCAGGCAACACGGGCGTGCCGGTCTTCGGTAAGGATGGCGTCTAGTACGGCATCCGAAATCTGGTCTGCCAGTTTGTCCGGATGGCCTTCCGAAACGGATTCGGAGGTGAAAACACTGTAGTCAGACATTAACGGTGGCTCCTTCTATGAGCGATCTATGAGCGATCTAAAATTATGTGAGCGGTCCAAAATTGTACTTTTGAATAGGTATACGTAATAACACTTACACCTATATCAAAGTTTTTTGATATTCATCTTCAATACCCTGCAAGGCCGGTGTTTACCGCTTTGCAGTGGTCTTCCAAAACTCCCGAACCTGCACCTGAAAGCCGTTGCGCAGGCCGATAAATATGCATTCGCGGGATTGCAGGCCCGCATCGGCGGCCCAGGCGGTTAACTCTTCAGGCTCGAAGCCCAGCCACAGGTCACCGCAATTCTCCCGCGCCCAAACCTGATCGTGGCGGCACAGCTCGCTGATAATCAGGCAGGCGCCGTTGTTCATAAGAGCTGCAGCGTCTAGAAAAATATCCGCAGGGCTAGGTACGTGGTGCAGCACCATATTGGCCACTACCAGATCAAAACCGTCGCCGCGGGCCAGCAGGGTGTCGGTTACGCCTTCAATTAAATTCACATTGTTCAGCTTTTCATCAATACAGGTCTGCTGCGCTTTGGCCAGCATGTCGCGGCTGTTATCCAGAGCCACCAAGTGATGGCACAGCGGCGACAAAACCGGCAAGAAGCTGCCATCTCCGGGACCGATTTCCAACGCGGTTGGCCAGCTCTTTTTAGGCGCACGTTGGCGTATCAGCCTTGCTGCGGGCTTGGCGTAAAGCTCGAACGGTGCAATCAGTTCCTGCTGCTCGCGGAATTGCGCCGCGTGGCGGGAGAAAAACATTTGGGACTGATCGGCCCGCTGGCCGCGAATCACATCTATTTTCTGCTGCAAATGTATGGGTAGCGGCACCTGATCAACGGTGGAGAAAACCTGGCGAATGGTCTGTCCAGTCAGGGTGTTCACGGTCAGGTTTAACGGGCGGCGGTAAAAAATAGAATTGCCTTCGCGCTGTGGCTCCACCAGGCCGGCCTTGTGCATCACCTTCAAGTGATGGCTCATGCCCGACTGGCGCATATCAAACAGTTGGCTCAACTCCAGCACGCCAAACGTGTCCCGCCGTAATACCCGCATAATTTCCAGGCGCAAAGGGTCACCGCTGGCTTTGTAGATAGTGGCCAGGGCGTCCGCCGGAGCGGTATCGGGAATAGCAGTGCCGGTGTTTGTCATAGGATGCAGTGTAAGGAGCTTTTCTGAGTCAGGCAAGCGCTATATCAAAGTTTTTTGATATAGATTGTTAATGCAAAGTCGATTTGCCCCCACACCCCGTAATCGGCGAAAATATACGCCTTATTTTTGAGCGCTCTGTGGCTGCTTTATTGAACTGCGGTCAGCAGACCGGGATTTATCCTTACGTCCTTGAAAAACATTGGAGAAATGTTAATGCCCTCTCGTAAAGATCTCGCCAACGCCATTCGCGCGCTGAGCATGGATGCGGTTCAGAAAGCCAAATCCGGCCATCCGGGTGCGCCCATGGGCATGGCTGATATCGCCGAGGTGCTGTGGAATGATTACCTAAGCCACAATCCTGCCAACCCGCAGTGGGCCAACCGCGACCGTTTTATGCTGTCTAACGGCCACGGCTCCATGTTGCAGTACTCCTTGCTGCACTTGAGCGGTTACGACGTTTCCATTGATGACATCAAAAACTTCCGCCAACTGCACTCCAAAACCCCGGGCCACCCGGAATACGGCTACACCCCGGGTGTTGAAACCACCACTGGGCCTTTGGGCCAGGGTTTGGCTAACGCCGTGGGTTTTGCCCTGGCTGAGAAAACCCTGGCGGCGCAGTTCAACCGGCCGGGCCACGACATTGTTGACCACTACACCTATACCTTTGTCGGCGATGGCTGCCTGATGGAAGGCATCTCCCACGAAGTGTCGTCATTGGCCGGCACTCTGGGGCTGGGCAAGCTGATCTGCTTCTATGACG
This window encodes:
- a CDS encoding transporter substrate-binding domain-containing protein yields the protein MSTKWLKTLTAGLVLTAAAGTVSAEKLKIATDPSFVPFEMLDVETGEMIGFDMEIIAEVAKRAGFEYEMNTMDFNGIIPALQTGSIDIAVAGITITEAREKIVDFSDPYYDSGLRLLVRVDNDDILEFKDLEGKKIGSKIGSTSYDYLTGNLEDSAGVTPYPGSADMYLALMSRAVDAVFYDAPNVAYFARTKGEGKVKTVGALYEGQQYGIALKAGSEWVDEVNSALAEIREDGTYKTIYEKWFGPLPDAK
- the metF gene encoding methylenetetrahydrofolate reductase [NAD(P)H]; the encoded protein is MESQKQFKRRFSFEFFPPKTEQGKIKLQGVRDELAAVNPDFFSVTFGAGGSTRDRTLETVFSLHQQGISTAPHLSCVGGTRAEISELLDTYKEKGINRIVALRGDLPSGMGAAGELRYANELVSFIREHSGDYFNLEVAAYPEFHPQARSAEEDLKNFARKVEAGANSAITQYFFNADSYFYFIDRLEKSGITIPVVPGIMPIVNFSSLVRFSDMCGAEIPRWIRKQLEAYGDDSVSIRQFGEEVVTRMCEKLLKAGAPGLHFYTLNQVEPSLGIWKNLGLGEREKISF
- the ahcY gene encoding adenosylhomocysteinase yields the protein MSTPAEKMNTAEDFKVRDISLAAWGRKEMNIAEGEMPALMALRHKYKAEQPLAGANVLGCIHMTIQTAVLIETLIELGANVRWSSCNIFSTQDQAAAAVAAAGVPVFAWKGETDEEYEWCLHQTVGANVEGWAPNMILDDGGDLTELLHKEYPAILANCHGVTEETTTGVHRLQEMLRDGTLKIPAINVNDSVTKAKNDNKYGCRHSLNDAIKRATDHLLSGKKALVIGYGDVGKGSAASLNQEGMIVKVTEADPICAMQACMDGFEVVSPYINGENDGTEASIDKALLSKIDILVTSTGNYDVCDSNMLKALRSGAVVCNIGHFDNEIDTAFMRKNWEWDEVKPQVHIVYRNKAANDHLILLSEGRLVNLGNATGHPSRIMDGSFANQVLAQMYLFERKFADLPEEARAKGVYVQVLPKHLDEEVARAMVEGFGGVITKMTQKQANYIGVPVEGPYKPESYKY
- the metK gene encoding methionine adenosyltransferase, with product MSDYSVFTSESVSEGHPDKLADQISDAVLDAILTEDRHARVACETMVKTGVAIIGGEVTTSAWVDLEDLVRGVIKDIGYTSSDVGFDGDTCGIINIIGKQSVDIAQGVDRQKPEDQGAGDQGLMFGYASNETNVLMPAPITFAHRLVERQAEARKNGILSWLRPDAKSQVTCRYENGQVVGIDAVVLSTQHDPDVSQADLKEAAMEMIVKHALPPELLHKGTQFHINPTGKFVIGGPVGDCGLTGRKIIVDTYGGMARHGGGAFSGKDPSKVDRSAAYACRYVAKNLVAAGLAEKCEIQVSYAIGVAQPTSISVNTFGTGKISDEKIIELIRQNFDLRPYAITNMLDLLHPMYRSTAAYGHFGREPQQVTVNGETFTTFPWEKTDRAATLKDAAGI
- a CDS encoding metalloregulator ArsR/SmtB family transcription factor, with protein sequence MTNTGTAIPDTAPADALATIYKASGDPLRLEIMRVLRRDTFGVLELSQLFDMRQSGMSHHLKVMHKAGLVEPQREGNSIFYRRPLNLTVNTLTGQTIRQVFSTVDQVPLPIHLQQKIDVIRGQRADQSQMFFSRHAAQFREQQELIAPFELYAKPAARLIRQRAPKKSWPTALEIGPGDGSFLPVLSPLCHHLVALDNSRDMLAKAQQTCIDEKLNNVNLIEGVTDTLLARGDGFDLVVANMVLHHVPSPADIFLDAAALMNNGACLIISELCRHDQVWARENCGDLWLGFEPEELTAWAADAGLQSRECIFIGLRNGFQVQVREFWKTTAKR